The nucleotide sequence CTCGCTGGGGCCGGAGCCCACGAGGGCGGTGGGGAAGGGGAACTGGCCTTCCCCCAGGGCGTGGGCGCCGGCCACCAGCTCCCCAATCTTCTCCACCAAACTGTGCCGGTTGGCAGCCAGCTGTTggtcctcctcttcctcagcgGAGAGGTGCTGGCCGGCCCCGGGGTAGACAGAGATCTCCATGGCACCGCCACCCCAGGCAGTGTTGGGAAGGCTCAGCCGCTTGGGCGAAGCTTTGGCAAAATCCAGGGGGTTCGGAGAGGCATCGTCGGCGTAGAAGACGCACTCCTCACTGCCCACCCGCGTGGGGCCAGCGTAGCCGGGCGAGTCGGGCACCGTGGGGGTCTTCACAGGGACGATGGGGGGTCGGATGGGGATGGGGCCAGCGTTGGAGAGCGTACGGCGGACCGAGGGCTTGGTGGAGGGCGTGCGGCGGATGGTGGCCACCCCCGGGGTGGTGCCGGCCGGTAGGTTGGTGCCGGTGGGCAGCCCAGCGGTGGAGGCAGGACGCTTGGTCTGGATCATCCGCCGGTAGTTCTGGGCGATGTTGCTGTTGCGTGGGATGGTGGAGGACTTGTCGAAATCACTCTGGGGGTCACACTCCACGTCACCGTTCACTGAGTAGCAGTCGTAGTCGGagcctggggagggagcagcaccaTCAGTGTGGATGGAGAGGCAGCGGGGGCCAAGCCCAACCATGCCACCAaagccagccccagccaccTCCATCACAGCACAACAGCAACCAAATTCAAGTGCCATGATCGTCACACAACCACTACTGTCCCAGTCATTGGTGGCACAACTTGCTCACCatcaaaaccaaacaccaccacTGGAACGAAACCTCAATCACCCCAACCATCACACTGAAATCGCAACCAAACCCAACTGTCACCATCACAACCACCTCAGCCACGGCCATCACAACACGATCACAGCCAACCTCCACTGTCACCACCACGTGCTCATAACTGGCTCAGCCATCATCACACCAACATCACGACAGACGTGGTTACTTCATCTCCAACTACCGTCTCTGTTGCCATCACCTACCCTCTGCCACAATCTCCACCTGTACTCAacctctgcacacagacacatcAACACATCACCACAAACCATAACCTGTTACAGCACTTCCTGGCACAACTGCACCCACTGAGTCCCAGCTAACACCCAAATAACCATGAAAAGCTGTGATTATTTGTGGTACCCCACCAGCCCCTACACAGTACGAGCACAGCCCAATGCTATGACACCCAGAGCACACAAATGTGCCTCAGGACCACCAAAATTTGTGCTGTACACCTTCCCACTCTAAGTGCCATTTCAGGTGGTCCCAGGTACCCCCTGTGCCAGTACCTTGGGAAGGGATGGTGTCCTCAGAGCAGGAGGGGGTGGTGGTCTGCGTGCTGTAGCCACTGGAGTACTGCAGCGAGTCCCGGCTGCTCTTCTGGTGCTCCAAGCTCAGCCCACGGGTCAAGACCATGGCCAGGTCACTGGCGGCAGGGGACACCTCCTCCCCATGCTGCTGGGGCAAGGGGCACTATCAGCACCCTGGTTCCTCCTCTGGGagtccccaggagccccccacCTCTGcgccctccctgctgcagccggTACCTTGGCGGCAATTGTAGCCGGTGACATCCGGGGCCTGGGAGCATCCTCAGCACCGACGCCTGGGTACCCCCCAGCAGGAGAGCCCATCTCGGCCTCCCGCAGGTGCTCCACACGGTCCTTGCGCCGCTGCAGGGTGGGGACCACTGGCTGGTCATAGGGGCTGGCCTTGGACCAGTCCTGCAACGGGCAAGGCATGCGGTTCATGCTGGTGACACTGGAACTGTGAGTGTGGCAGGAGGGGTCTCAAGCTGACGTTCCCCGTTTCGAGCCATGGGTGCTGCTCAGGATGCCCTGCCCCATGCAGGAATGGAGGGGAGGGTCTGGGGGCTGAACCCCATGAAGTGAGGGGGGAAACGTGTGAAATGCAACCCTGATGGGATGGCAAGGACTAACCGAGGTGGGGGAGCTGCACTCGCTAACTGACTGGCAGGTTTCGGATGCCTCTGAGGACGCCGAGCTGGAGGACTTCTGCTGTGCCGTGACGAGCCGAGAGCCAGAAGGTGAGAGAAGAGGCAGTTAGCAAGCAAAGCCAGAGCCATGATCCCAGTTagagcagcacccacagctcccctggaTGAGCAAggcccccagccctcctcccctctggcGCTGGATGCAGGATGGCAAGCAGGATGTGACCTCGGCAGTGGGGTCGGTCAAGAATTAGGATGATGCACTGCCCCAACCCTTCCCCATTCTCACCCCAAGCCGAGCAAAGCCAACAGGTATTTTGGGGAGTGGGGACCTTGCTGGGTTGGTGATGCCAGGTTAGTGTGGACAGGTGGGAATGGCAATTCCCTGGGGATCCTGGAGCATCCTTGGCACTGGGGATGGTGCAGCATGAAGGGGAAGCTTTGCTCCATGCTGCCTGGTGGGTGACTGGCACAAACTGGGTATTATGGGGCTGCGGTGATGGGGAAACAccctgtgccccatccctggcggAATTCAGGGATGGGGTTTCTCTGTCGTGCGGCCCAGGATGCCCCCAGGTATGGCAGACACCATATTCCCAGTATTTTTTTCCCGTGATGCCAACACAGATGGAAATACTGAGGGTGGGTGTCATCACCTCTGCACCGGGCCCTTGTGGTGCACCCAGCACCACCCACCCATTCTACGGAagaagaaactgaggcacggaaGTCGGCAGCAGGGCCCACCCTCCCTGTACCTGGCTGGTGATGTCCGAGGGCATGGGGGAAGGCGGTTTGGAGTAAGCGGCGTCCTGGGAGATGAAGCCGGAGTCGTGGGAGGAGACGCTGGAGAGGCGGGTGGCGGCGGcagggggctgtgccaggctgcgGTAGCGATAGGTGGAACTGGGTGAGCAGGTCTGAGCCCCGCCGGGCCACGCCATGCCACCCTTGGCACTGCTAACGCTGCTGGGGGGGCGCCGGGGGGACGGGGACACGCCGGTGGGGAggacaaaggaaggaaaagacagTTTAAGACAGAGGTTCGGAGGTGGCAGGATGGCCAGCAGCCTGCCACACATCCCAACctagggaaactgaggcacggagTCCTCCTGGGGTAGTCCCTTTGACGCCAGGGGTGGCCCTGTGGCAGGgaacaggctggggacaggacagaggtgGTATGCTTGCCCCCAGACACTCATGCACAGCACACATCGACCCCAGGCCCCCATCCTGCCCCACAGGtccaccagccctgcccagtgcaCCAAGACCAATTCCTTCATATTAATGGGAGCCACTTGCCCATGTGGACATGAGAAGGTGGACATGCACCTTGTGAGCATCCCCAAAGGCCGTAAGCATCATTAACCCACTGAGGTTAACGAAGAGGTCTGGATTTCCTGGCTGTGGTTGGGTGTGGAGCCCACCTCACCATACCTGCACATGCTGGACTTgcgggagctggagctgctgggcgAGGACGGTGGCGTCTGGTAGGACCAGCTGTAGTCAGAGCCCTTCAGGTCCTTGATCACCTGCAGGAAAGATTGGGTCTAAGTCCTCCTAAAGATGCTCCCCTGCTCCCTTGACCCCTGGCTCGCCCCTACTGACCTGCTCACTGGCGGGGGGCAACTTGTGGGGCTCAGCGGTGAGCACCACCAGGTCCTCGATGATGCCCTGCAGGTGGGTGATCTCGCCCAGCATGGTGAGCTCCCCGTTCTGAGGACACACAGGAGAGAGCATCAGCACCCACTGGGCAGAAGCAGCAACCCCTGACCCTCCCAGCCCCCAACACTCAccaccacgggctgcaggaaGGTGATGAAGGTGCAGAAGCGGCCCCGCTCCTCGATGAGCGCTTTGCGGACCGCCTGCTTCTCcgtctcctccagcagcaggtaCATGTCATTGACATCCTGCAGGGCATTgtccagctggggctgcaggtccCCCTTCCCTGTGACATGGGGCACTGTCAGCGCTGGGCTCTCCTGGCACCCTCCCAGTCTGCTGGCGGTGCCACTGCCAAGCCAAGGCCATTCCCCCAGCTTGGGGACATCACCCCATCCTCACATTCCGGCAGATACCATAGGTCTCCCACTGTGCCCATATTCCTGGAAGGCCCAGGAGCACCctcaccccacagcagccctgggcagggggctcctctgccaccccatccccatccctggcacccGGGACCAGAGGATCCCTTGGGCTGCCACACGGGGGGGCTGGCATCGCCTCAGGATATGGGGTGCAGGCTAAGCTAAGCTAAAAGCAGGGTGAGGGTGGGAACAGGGAGCGGATggacggacagacagacagaggcTGGGGAGACTGGGGGAGAAGATGAGGAAGCAGAGAGGGGGCCGGTGGTGGGGGGCAGCAGTTCACTTACCAAGTAGCTCTACAGGAAGGAtgtggaggggagggaagagagaaggagacAGAGAAAACGTGTGAAAAGAGGCCAAAGGCTGGGGCGCGTGCCCCGCCTCCCCACCACCCTGGGGCCGTGCCCGCACCTCCCTTTCTACGGGGGGCAGCAGGACCCCCCTAGTGCCCACCCCCCAGTTGGCAGTGCCACAGCCGGGATACCGGCCCTGGCTAGGGGTGCTGCGGAGGGGCTGGTGGGGGCACCCCCCAGGAGACCCCCTCTCACCTTTGCGAGCCTTTTTCTGGAGCTTGAGGGTGTCAGAGGACTTTTTCTTGATCTCATGGCGTGCTCGCTTGTACTCTGGGGGTGCAGAAGTGCTGTCAGAGGGGAGCCCCGCCCAGCAGCCCAGCCGCCCCGCACGGATCCATCCCGTCTCCCTCGTACCTTTCGCATGGTCCTTGTCCAGCTGGTTGGCAGTTTTCTTCCAGTCCTCAATCCTGTCCTGCAAAGGGTTTATCAGGCTCTCCATGAGGGcgctggagcagggagagagaagcagagagTGTGGGGAGCGCCAGAGCCAGGGGGGAGCCATTCCCCCATCCCATGCCCAGCCAACATCCAGCATCCCCTTCTTCAGCAAAGGATGAGCCTGCCCAGGCCGTGTCACCAACGCCTGCAGGTTTGGAGCAAAGCTGATCCCGGTCCTGCTTACTTGGTGAACTGCCGGAGCTTGGCCTCGATGCTGCGGTGCCGCATGCACATCCGGGTCAGCGCCGAGCCAATGTCCCTTGTGGCACCTGGAGGGGAGCAAAGCGCCACTGAcaaggggcagggacacccccacagcagccccagcccagtttgtgcagtgggagcagggtggCTTGTGACAGGGACGAGCAGCGCTGGTTTGCACTGGACATTGGGGACACTTTATGCAGGGGGTGGCTTGTTTTTTTCCCACGATAAATCCACGAATAAATCATCACCCACTAACTAATACATGAAACACTAAATATCTCTTCTGGAGGCTTTGAAATTAGAACCCgctcccattttttttttctggtttgtctTAAATTTGGCACTGGGGGGCcaggggagggaaaggatgaGGTACTCTGGCTTAGTTCCAGGCAGTCAGCTCTGTTCCACACCTCCACGCACAATCTCGAGTGGATAAAAAGGGAATCCAAACTCCTCGGGGGGGATATTTGCGAGCAGCAGATAGCAGGAGCATCCTTTTTAGGTGAAACCGCTGTTAACGCTGAAGCCTAAGGATGGCCACatggtggcagtgctgctggcaaaTCCCAGGAAAAATGGCAATCAAAAATCCTTGGGTGCAAACTAAGGAGTGACATTCGGCCTTTCTCTCccctaaaaaaccctccaaaaacaCCTCCCCCCCTTTTGCAGGGGTTTTGGATGACATTCAGTCCCCCAGTGCTATGAAAATAGGGAACCCATGGGCCAGGGCCTTCCCTGCACTGGGGTAGTCTCCTAATCCAGCTCCTAATGCTCttatcccagctcctgctgcttctaATCCGATTCTCATGCACTGTGTGCaaggccagcagccagcccccacccagtgcctcagtttccccacagcgctgctctgcctcccaccctcccaAGAAGCCCTGCAGGTACAGCAGCACTACAGGGTGACACCGACTCCTGTGGTGCTggtccccagctgtccccagcattGCGCCTGTGCCTCCTCCTTGCTTtggctgcctgggctggcagagagctgggggAGCCCTAATCCCCTTGGTGCAGTGGGCTAGTGGGTTTGGAGGCAAAGCTGATCCTGGCTcaagctgctgcctcctcctcctcctcctcctcgcgTGGCTCCAGATGGCCTGGATGCCGCCAGTCTGCAAACCAGCCCGGGACCATCTGCTTGGCAGAAGCCAAGCGGTGGGAAGTGGCTCCTCGCTGCCAGCGGGCACCCGGAGAGGGTCTGGGGATCCTTCCCCTCACTCCCCAACAGTATGGGGGACCCCACGTGCAGCCTTGGCTCTTCAGTCACCTCTCTGGTGAGGTGGGGTTTCTCCCCAAAACAGGCGAGCTTGGATTCCTGGATTCCTCTCCAGCTAATTCCCCTCTCCTGGAGacccctggagcagccaggaccCCCCTGAGAACTTCCCAGGTGGGTGCCAGGGACAAGGAAGGTGGATTGTGCATCCCAGGGAGAGAGATGGGTGCAGGAGACCACAGTGTGGGGCTGAACCACCCTGAatgtcccagccccactggaAAATGTGGCTAAGCACCCACTGGTGGTGAGGAGTAGCACTCACATGGGtgccctcctccttccccctgcccacTCCATCTTTCCAATGCTGCTTCCCAGGGAATGATCCAGCTATGTGTGGGAACAGGTTGGACATCTCTCTGGGGATGGTGAAGCTGCTGCTTGAAGTCCACCCCAGAAATGTGGGCAGGGGACATCCCACAGGGGACACTCAGCACCTGTCCCCCTGCCCAGACAAGCCTGGGGACACCCACCCCCAGGAGAGAGGACCCTACCTCGGGTGTTGGTGGCCATGTCGGCCACTTTCTGGAAGGCATCCAGGAAGGCAACTGCGGCCAGCACCGTGGTCCTGaggcagagagagcagggagggacacaCTCAGTGAGTGTGGGACACACCAGGATGTGCCAAGGAAGAAGGGGGTCCCCCATGTCCCACTGCCTCTGTGGTCACTCACCTGAGCTGGGAGTGCAGCTTGGTGGCCTTCGAGTTGAAATCCTCCCATATGGGGTAGGAGCTCTGCAAGAAGGAGAGGTGACGGTGAGAGACAGGGCCCCTCATCCCCTGCTTGCTtctccagccagggcagggcccctCTTCACTAGTGCAGAGAGACAGCTCAATAGCTTCTCTGATGGCTAATAGAGGCTGAGCACAactcttttccctcctgcttttttccctttccagtcTGGCCACCCAAACTTAGAGACCACGGAGACCTCAGGATTTTGAGTGATCTCTTCCTCATGGGGGTCAAGGTAGGTTATAGGTTTGGAAATTTGAGGgcatgaaatgaaaaatctttaAGACTCTGGCTAGCAGTAGAGGAGACACCCCCAGCACCCGCAGCTTCCCCCCAAAGCACCATCATGGagagctccagccccacagatGGGAGCCCCAGTCCTCACCTCCCCTGAGCCCAAAGACcgacagggcaggaggggaggtcGGGGTCCCCAAAGCCATGAATGGGGCAgctgtgtggggacagggacagggcacaggttAGGGTGGAGGCCACCCTAGTGCTGTCCCAATGAGGCCAACTCTGGTGCCATCCTGGCAAGGTCACCTGTGCAAGACCAGTCCCACTGCCCCTTGTAACAAGGCTATTCCAGGGTTGTCCTGGCATTCCAGTGAAGTCATCCCAGGGTAGTCCCAGTGCCACCATTCCAGCAAGGccatcccagggctgtgctgctgccaccatccCAGCGaggctgtcccagtgccactgTTTCAACAAGACTCTCTTTGGGCTTTCCCAGTGAAGCCAGTCCCAGTAGACCATGCTGGTGCCATTCCAGTGAGGACTCTCCCAGTAATGCCAGCTGCAGCACCATCCCAGCAAGGCCATACTGGTGCCATCACAACAAGGCTGATCCTGATCCACCACACAGTGAGGCCATCCTGGTGTCACCATCCCAGCAAGGCCAGTCCACGTTGTCCTGGTGAGGTTAATCCTGGTGCTGTCTTGACAAGgccatcccagtgccagccttGCATGGCCAGTACCAGTGCCATCATTCTAGTGAAGCTATCCAGGTGCCACCATCCTGGCAAGGCCATTCCAATGCTGTTCCAGTGAAGCTGGTCCCAGTGCTACTATCCCAGCAAAGCCATCCCAGTTGGGCCAGTCCTGGTGTCATCATCCTGGTGAAGCCATGCCGGTGCTGCCATCCTAGCAAGGTCAATCCTGGTCCTGTTGTCCCAGTGACAAAATCCTGGTGCTATCCTGGTGTCATCATCCGAGCAGTGACAGGCGTCTGTAAACTCCCCTAGGACAGCCACCAGGCTGGGACATGTACATCACCACACATCCCCTTGGGCACTATGGCTTGGTGGCAGCTTTGGGGACAAGGTTTGCATTGAGGGGGCATGAGACCAGCCCAGCATTATTTTTTGGGACCACAAAAGTCCCTATTTCTTCATGAGTCAGCAAAGAAAGGGTTTGAGGGTGCCACTTCACACACCGCTTGTAGCAGTGACCCTCTGGTTGTTGGTCCCCAGGGACTGTCACTGCCAGAGGGCTGGGCCACCATTCCTGGGCCATTGTCCCCAGGCCACCTTCCTTGGCCACCCTGGGCAGGGCAAGTGAGGCTCCCCTGCAGAAGGGAGCAGGTTGTGATGCCCCCAAACCCCTGTGATGCCAGGCATGAGGAGGATGGGGAAGAGGACAATGGGGACAAGGACATGCCAAGGTCATTCAGGGACACTGAGAGGAGAGGTAACAGGAATGGAGCCAGCTTAGGGACTGTCACCAACAAACAAATTCTCCCCACCACAGGCCAAGGGGTGCTGAAAAAGCCATCCACCACCAAAATAAGGTCCCTTTGCcctgtggccagcacaggggtcCCAGCCATAGGACCATAAGCACATCACTGCCCTTCAATGCCAGCAGTTCTTCAAGCAGAGTTACTTGTCCCCAGTGCCCGTGCCAGGACACCCACATGGCTGGACAATGGGGACAGCACACCCTCAGGTCACactcagctggagctgtgcagggcacgagctgagccccagctgtAGTGTGGTaggattttccctctttttcatcatttttctttcatttttcccacCTTCAAATGGAATGAAATTGAATCCAGCCGGTTTCCTTGGGTGAGGGGTTCCCAGTCCAACTGCATCTGGATGGTGCTGGGCATGGCACTGGGAGATGACAGCTCCGGGCTGGCTTATCCCCTCTGAAGCCTCAGCGGGGgaatggggaaactgaggcagggacTGCCCCCACCTCCCCCATGGGAGTGTAGGACCCAGCCAGGAGAGGGTGGCTGGAGTGAAGGCATTTGGAGGAGGGAGGCGATCATCCCAGCACTCGTTTCCCACCAGCCCTGGatcccactgccctggggagagTTAGGATTTTCTCTCTGGAGTTtttctcccagccctgaggcACAGTCCGGCTGCAGAGCCACCACTGCCCCTCGAAGGGGTTAATCTTCCcagaaaagcttttatttttttttatcccccctcccctcctttgGCAATGACAGCATTGTCTGGACGGGTCTGCAGCatgaagagaggaagaggaggaggaggaggaggaggaggaggaagagagctTTTGCCTCCCAAAAATGACTAAACCCCAGcgctggagctggctgtgggaATTTCGGCCCCTCGAGATGAAGGAACATGGCTGGTCCCCTCCTCACCACTCAGCCCTTACTCAGAAATAATGCCCCCCAgcattttgaatttatttttttgaaatgaaaacaaacaaacaaaaaggattttttaaacatggccccatcctgctcccagggagggtGGAGGCAATATCCTCTTCCCGGGTTAGGAAATGGGATCAAGGAGCTGGGGGACATTTTTGTTCCACTGGTTTCAACCCCACGGGGtccagcagaaatccaggcTGGGCATGGGGTGGGGCAGGGACAACATGATGCCTGAAATGGGTGGCAATGCCCGGTGTGGGGCCAGTGGTAGCGGGCGAGGGACAGTGACGCCTGGTCTGTGTCACCCGACAGGGGCTCTGGCACCTGGGGATGGATACAGGGCTGATAAGGAGCCAGGATGCCCAGTATGGGCTCCAAAGCCCAGTGCAGGGCCCCGATGCACATTACGGGGTTGATGTGGGGCTCTGGCACCCAATGTGAGACCTCGATGCCCAACACAGTGCTCTGATACCCAGTGAAGGATAACAGGGCAGATATAGGGCTGCAACGCCCAGAATGGGGCTCCAACAGCCAGTGACGGATCTGGGGATCATGTGGGGCTGCAATCCCCAGGATGGAGCTCCAGTATCCAACGGTGGATATAGAGATGATGGGGGGCTGCGGTCTCCAGGGCTCCGATGCCCAACACAGAGCTCCCATGCCCAGTAAGGGGCGGATGTGGGGCTCTGGCAACCCGCGCCGGGCTCCGACAGCCGATGCGGGACCCCGGCGCTCGCTGTGAGGCTGATGTTCGGGCTCCGATACCCGATGCGGGTGTCAATCCCCATCTCGcggctgggcagcagagcctcGCACCCACCGCGAGAGCGGCaccggcggcggcagcgcgggggctgcctggggaagcCGGGCGATGGGGGAACGGTGCGGGGGGAGCGCTGTCACGACAGCAAAACCCGGGTGCGGGGGGGATCCCCTACCTTCATGTCGTTGATGATGGCTTGGAAGAGGCCGCCGAGGGCTCCGCACTCCTTCTCCGCCGTCTCCATCGCGGCGCTGCGGcagcccggggcgggcggcgccgccGGGGGAGGCCGCGGCGGCGGGCCAGGCTcagcggcggcggggggcgggcggcgcccgggcggcggcggcggcggggggggcacagcggcggagcggcggcggagcCGGGCGGGGCATCgcccccctgcctccctccttccctccctccctgtcgCCCTCCGCGGGTGCTGCGCGGACCCGCCGCCCCCTGGCagcggcggagcggagcggagcggggcgcggGGAGCTCGGCCCGGGGCGGtggcgggggcggggcggggcgggcgctgcgcGGCACAtgcgccgcccgccgcgggccgggggctgcgggcggcgggGGGGACGGTCGGGTCAGCTCCAGGGGTGCTCCGGGAGCCGCTGCGGGCAACCTGCAGGACACGCAGGGTGACGGAGAGGGGGCAGCCCCCGTGGCTCTCGGGGATGCTCTTGGCGCGGGATCGGGGAGCAACACTGGTTGGACTGGTGGACGCAGGACTACAGCGGAGGGAAACCCGAGGGATACCTGGAGATGCGGCACTGgtgggggcagcactggggtttGCTCCCGTGGCGGGTAGGAACCCCCAGGGATTATTATCTTGGGGTgctgggtgaggagcaggagagcaCCAGGGAGTATGTGAAGACACTGCACTTGGAAATGCCATGGGATGCCAGGGGGCAGTCCCAGACCTCGGGAGGCGCAGGGGGGATGCTGCCTCTCCCCAAAGGCTGTTTGACCCCCATTGCCTTCCTGACCCTCGAAGATGTGCTGGAGGGTGAAGTCCCTCTGCAGCAGTTACACGACAGCTCTGAAATGTGTCTGTGCACTCCATTATCATGGGGCCATGGGAAATGCACGGCCTGTCAGCAGACAACCCTTCCCACGGCCATCCCAAGGCCCCAGTCCCAGCCTCCTGGGATCTGGGGGTGCCAGGCTGAACCCCAGCAAACCTCCCTGCCCCTCGCAGTGCAACGACACTCAGCTGGGGCAAGGGCTTCAGCCTGAGCCACCTATTCCCCCTCCTGCCAGAAAAGTAGTCTTGATCCTATGCTGATGATGCCCACGCTGCTCTGGACGGTGTTGGTCAAGAGCCACCCATAAGGAAACAATTACGGCTCAGCACTCCAGCAGCCGGCTGGAATTTCTCTCCATAAACTCAGTCCCTCAGTGCAGagaggctgctcagcagcaatGAGCTCGGCAGGAGTGAGGCAGAGCCCGCCCGACCCACACTGACAATGACCCAGGGGTCCAGCAATGGGTAACCCCCAGCACCCCGAGAAACCGGCTGCCTCGAGAAGCCACTGCTCACACATCCTGGAGGGCTGGCTGTTAAAATTAACCCGCCGTGACTGGGTCTGGAAAGCCCTTTCCCGGGAATGACAGGAATGTCTTTATCCTGGCCAAAGCAGCGCCGGTATGGGGCTGTTTGGGGAACCCACTGCCAGAGACAGTCTTCCTTGTAAACAGGCCAGAAGCCATAAAAACTCCACGAATTCCTCCAGTCCCCCTTTTCCTGGGATCAAGCGAGGGCCTGAAACATGCAGGGGATGCAATGGTGTCCCCCAAaccacagcagcctggcacgTGCCGGGgtccctcagtgccacaggaCAGGATGAAGGCAATGCTGGCGGCTGCTCAGGGCCAGGAAAATGCCTGTCACTGTGCTGCGGTTTCGTGACCGTGGCCTGGAAgaatttcagtgattttttttttttcctgctgggaagaaGAGCAGGCGGAGAAGTCCTGATTGCTGGCGAGCCAacgtggcagggctgggccagcaCGGGGCACAGGGTCAAGCAAGATGCTCCATGCCATCCCCTGCCCTTGCTGGGTTTTTTGCTCCACTTGGGAACTATGACAGGAAGCCCAGCAACAAGGAATGGGCTGTTCTGCattgcttgtttattttatcATGGGGAGCTTAATGCAGGAACAAGGAATGGAGTCTGGGGTTAGGTCCACtggtccccgtgtcccctcgtGCCAGCTGGGAGTTGAAACAGTGCAGTTGTCCCTGCCAAGCACCAGGGACTCAGAGAGGATGTGTGAATGCAGGGAGGGGGCTGTCAGGCACAGGAGTGTCTCCCCGAGTGAGATGCCTCTGGTGACCTCCAGCAGGGCCCCGGAACCAGAGGGTGGAAGTCAGGGTGGTGAGAGGTGGCTGGCAGCCCCGTGTGCTTGTTTTCCAGGGCGGAAGGCCAGGGGTTGCTCCCgtcttcccttcccctcctccggtgctgctggcagcaggctggACGCTCAGCTGACTGTCACGGGGAAGGCATTAGCAAAGCAAAGGGGAGTTTCCTTGCCCCATTGCAAGAGAAGATGAGGTGCTTTACCCTGGCCCCTTCCTCAAGCAACCCTTCCCCACATccccccagcacccacaggagaggctgggcacagcctgagggtccctcctcatccacagacagagcagaggggaaaaccAGCCCTGTGTTGAGCGCTGGCCCATCTCCATTAAACCCACCAGATCCTCTGGTGGCCAGCAACTGGTGTGCCTGTT is from Prinia subflava isolate CZ2003 ecotype Zambia chromosome 13, Cam_Psub_1.2, whole genome shotgun sequence and encodes:
- the MTSS2 gene encoding protein MTSS 2 isoform X5; translation: METAEKECGALGGLFQAIINDMKSSYPIWEDFNSKATKLHSQLRTTVLAAVAFLDAFQKVADMATNTRGATRDIGSALTRMCMRHRSIEAKLRQFTNALMESLINPLQDRIEDWKKTANQLDKDHAKEYKRARHEIKKKSSDTLKLQKKARKGKGDLQPQLDNALQDVNDMYLLLEETEKQAVRKALIEERGRFCTFITFLQPVVNGELTMLGEITHLQGIIEDLVVLTAEPHKLPPASEQVIKDLKGSDYSWSYQTPPSSPSSSSSRKSSMCSSVSSAKGGMAWPGGAQTCSPSSTYRYRSLAQPPAAATRLSSVSSHDSGFISQDAAYSKPPSPMPSDITSQQKSSSSASSEASETCQSVSECSSPTSDWSKASPYDQPVVPTLQRRKDRVEHLREAEMGSPAGGYPGVGAEDAPRPRMSPATIAAKHGEEVSPAASDLAMVLTRGLSLEHQKSSRDSLQYSSGYSTQTTTPSCSEDTIPSQGSDYDCYSVNGDVECDPQSDFDKSSTIPRNSNIAQNYRRMIQTKRPASTAGLPTGTNLPAGTTPGVATIRRTPSTKPSVRRTLSNAGPIPIRPPIVPVKTPTVPDSPGYAGPTRVGSEECVFYADDASPNPLDFAKASPKRLSLPNTAWGGGAMEISVYPGAGQHLSAEEEEDQQLAANRHSLVEKIGELVAGAHALGEGQFPFPTALVGSGPSEETPAPPPAASMDPPAEDMLVAIRRGVRLRRTVTNDRSAPRIS
- the MTSS2 gene encoding protein MTSS 2 isoform X7; translation: METAEKECGALGGLFQAIINDMKSSYPIWEDFNSKATKLHSQLRTTVLAAVAFLDAFQKVADMATNTRGATRDIGSALTRMCMRHRSIEAKLRQFTNALMESLINPLQDRIEDWKKTANQLDKDHAKEYKRARHEIKKKSSDTLKLQKKARKGKGDLQPQLDNALQDVNDMYLLLEETEKQAVRKALIEERGRFCTFITFLQPVVNGELTMLGEITHLQGIIEDLVVLTAEPHKLPPASEQVIKDLKGSDYSWSYQTPPSSPSSSSSRKSSMCSVSSAKGGMAWPGGAQTCSPSSTYRYRSLAQPPAAATRLSSVSSHDSGFISQDAAYSKPPSPMPSDITSQQKSSSSASSEASETCQSVSECSSPTSDWSKASPYDQPVVPTLQRRKDRVEHLREAEMGSPAGGYPGVGAEDAPRPRMSPATIAAKHGEEVSPAASDLAMVLTRGLSLEHQKSSRDSLQYSSGYSTQTTTPSCSEDTIPSQGSDYDCYSVNGDVECDPQSDFDKSSTIPRNSNIAQNYRRMIQTKRPASTAGLPTGTNLPAGTTPGVATIRRTPSTKPSVRRTLSNAGPIPIRPPIVPVKTPTVPDSPGYAGPTRVGSEECVFYADDASPNPLDFAKASPKRLSLPNTAWGGGAMEISVYPGAGQHLSAEEEEDQQLAANRHSLVEKIGELVAGAHALGEGQFPFPTALVGSGPSEETPAPPPAASMDPPAEDMLVAIRRGVRLRRTVTNDRSAPRIS
- the MTSS2 gene encoding protein MTSS 2 isoform X6 codes for the protein METAEKECGALGGLFQAIINDMKSSYPIWEDFNSKATKLHSQLRTTVLAAVAFLDAFQKVADMATNTRGATRDIGSALTRMCMRHRSIEAKLRQFTNALMESLINPLQDRIEDWKKTANQLDKDHAKEYKRARHEIKKKSSDTLKLQKKARKGKGDLQPQLDNALQDVNDMYLLLEETEKQAVRKALIEERGRFCTFITFLQPVVNGELTMLGEITHLQGIIEDLVVLTAEPHKLPPASEQVIKDLKGSDYSWSYQTPPSSPSSSSSRKSSMCSSVSSAKGGMAWPGGAQTCSPSSTYRYRSLAQPPAAATRLSSVSSHDSGFISQDAAYSKPPSPMPSDITSQKSSSSASSEASETCQSVSECSSPTSDWSKASPYDQPVVPTLQRRKDRVEHLREAEMGSPAGGYPGVGAEDAPRPRMSPATIAAKHGEEVSPAASDLAMVLTRGLSLEHQKSSRDSLQYSSGYSTQTTTPSCSEDTIPSQGSDYDCYSVNGDVECDPQSDFDKSSTIPRNSNIAQNYRRMIQTKRPASTAGLPTGTNLPAGTTPGVATIRRTPSTKPSVRRTLSNAGPIPIRPPIVPVKTPTVPDSPGYAGPTRVGSEECVFYADDASPNPLDFAKASPKRLSLPNTAWGGGAMEISVYPGAGQHLSAEEEEDQQLAANRHSLVEKIGELVAGAHALGEGQFPFPTALVGSGPSEETPAPPPAASMDPPAEDMLVAIRRGVRLRRTVTNDRSAPRIS